The Bacteroidota bacterium region GGTGTTTGCAATGCTTGTGAAATAATGTTCTCGCCCGAACCTCCCCAATTTTTCTTCCATAAATCATTACCATTTGCATCTAATTTTAAATAATAAAATTGAGACGTACTCCCGCTAAAACTTTTACTGAATCCCGAAATAAAATAGCCTCCATCTGAAGTTGCAACTACAGAATTAGCTTGCTCTTCATTCCCTTTTCCAAAAAACTTAGTAAATAACGTATCTCCATTTGCATCTGTCTTTACAAAATAGATGTCCGCATTTCCATTTCCAAAGCTGTATGTTTTTCCAACAAGTGCATAACCACCATCGCTAGTAGCAGCAAGACTATAGCCAAAATCCCAACTACTACCTCCGTATGCTCTACTCCACTGTGTATTGCCGTTCTTATCTGTTTTTACTAAATAAAAATCATACGCACCGTTGCCTATACTACTGGTGTGTCCAACAAAAGCAAAACCACTATCTGGAGTCTGAATAATTTCGTTGCCCACATCTACATTGAAGCCTCCAATATTTTTTTGCCACTGCATAGTACCAACCGAATCCGTTTTTATAAGGTACGCATCCGTTACGCCACCAAAACTAGATGTAATACCAATTATAGCATACCCTTTATCAAAGGTTTGCACCACACCTCTTCCAAAATCATTGTTGGCGCCACCAAAAGCCTTTAAAAAATTATCTTGCGCAAAAAAAGAAGATGAAAGACATACAAAAAAAAGAATTCTATACATAGCTTTAATTTTATCTAATTAAACGCGCAATAGAAAATGTTGCACCTTGTGCTTGCGCTGTTTTTGCAAAATATCCTTCCAAATTGGTTGCTCGAATTCTAAAAAAAGTTTTCTGCTTAATGGATGCTGTTACACCCAAAGAAACAGTGGATGAGCCGTAACCGCCAAAGCCGGCTCCTGCATCTACCATAAGCCATTTAAGAGCTTTGTAGTTTACACCTGCTATAAATTGAGTCTTAAAGTTCGAATTGTAAAAATACCTAACTGTGGTACTTAAATATACTTTCGAATGAATTGGTAAATATACACTAGCTCGTAATTCGGCTGGCAAAATAGTTGAATACGAACCTGATTTTTTATCGAAAATTTTATTTATCAGTGAATCTGAACTGGCTCCATTAAAAGATGAGCTACCTATTTTAAAAATATTTTCTACTTCTACTCCTTGGTAATGAAAGGTAGTATCTACTTTATAGGTTGTTGAATTATCGCCCCATTTAATAGTTCCTATATCATACACGCCAATTTGAAACATTCCCTTTCCTTTATCTACTGTAAAAAAAGTCT contains the following coding sequences:
- a CDS encoding T9SS type A sorting domain-containing protein — translated: MYRILFFVCLSSSFFAQDNFLKAFGGANNDFGRGVVQTFDKGYAIIGITSSFGGVTDAYLIKTDSVGTMQWQKNIGGFNVDVGNEIIQTPDSGFAFVGHTSSIGNGAYDFYLVKTDKNGNTQWSRAYGGSSWDFGYSLAATSDGGYALVGKTYSFGNGNADIYFVKTDANGDTLFTKFFGKGNEEQANSVVATSDGGYFISGFSKSFSGSTSQFYYLKLDANGNDLWKKNWGGSGENIISQALQTPDGGYAMIGTYSNPLTNGKKGSMLIKLNASGDTLWTRSEVKVNETFTGNSVCLNAKGGYTWVGIADFDPYFGIDVNLHEVDGNGDDFSGTTSVIKGENDTDIPYAVKLTSDSGYIVVGETNSEGAGGYDVFLLKFNKQLQAPAYSLLSVGEQNKVEAVLVYPSPATSIINFSGKDLIGTYSIAIYSVLGELVSVTDNKPTVELSSLPAGLYNFQVFNSTKGTSSFGKFIKE